From one Gossypium hirsutum isolate 1008001.06 chromosome D08, Gossypium_hirsutum_v2.1, whole genome shotgun sequence genomic stretch:
- the LOC107919750 gene encoding phospholipase A(1) DAD1, chloroplastic, with product MEYQGINNWEGLLDPLDDTLRSEILRYGQFVEAAYRSFDFDTSSPTFGSCKFSKNSLLTRSCIRETGYKPIKNLRATCGIQLPGWIHRGPSWVSTQSSWIGYVAVCQDKEEIARLGRRDVVVVFRGTATCLEWLENLRATLTSLPDDVPNVGSHGGGAMVESGFLSLYTSGNATCPSLQSMVREEIGRVLEAYGDEPLSLTITGHSLGAALATLAAYDINSNFGNAPPVTVISFGGPRVGNQSFRCQLEKRGTKILRIVNSDDLITKVPGFVIENNDMAVNVAGLTSWVQKRVEEAQLVYADVGQELRLSSKECPHLSKGSVASCHELSTYLELVNGFVGSNCPVRATAKRVLGEHHRKNWHLCSL from the coding sequence ATGGAGTATCAAGGGATCAACAACTGGGAGGGCTTGCTTGACCCTCTCGACGATACTCTACGTAGTGAGATTCTAAGATACGGCCAATTCGTCGAAGCAGCGTATCGGTCTTTCGACTTCGACACTTCTTCGCCTACTTTTGGGTCGTGTAAGTTTTCCAAGAACTCGCTTCTCACTCGGTCTTGCATTCGGGAGACTGGTTATAAACCCATCAAGAACTTGCGTGCCACGTGTGGGATTCAACTGCCGGGTTGGATACACCGGGGACCTAGCTGGGTTTCAACTCAGTCCAGTTGGATCGGTTACGTGGCGGTGTGTCAGGACAAGGAGGAGATCGCCAGGCTTGGCAGGCGTGACGTGGTGGTTGTCTTCAGGGGCACCGCCACTTGCTTGGAGTGGCTGGAGAATCTACGTGCCACGCTGACTTCCCTGCCCGATGACGTACCCAATGTGGGTTCTCATGGCGGTGGGGCCATGGTGGAAAGTGGGTTCTTGAGCCTCTACACTTCCGGTAACGCCACGTGTCCTAGCTTGCAGTCCATGGTGAGGGAAGAGATCGGAAGAGTACTCGAAGCCTACGGCGACGAACCCCTGAGCTTGACCATCACCGGCCACAGTCTCGGCGCGGCTCTAGCTACACTTGCGGCGTACGACATAAACTCCAACTTCGGCAATGCACCACCGGTAACCGTCATCTCTTTCGGCGGACCAAGGGTCGGAAACCAAAGCTTCAGGTGTCAGCTAGAGAAACGGGGGACCAAGATTCTACGTATAGTGAACTCCGATGACCTGATCACCAAAGTGCCAGGCTTCGTAATCGAAAACAATGACATGGCTGTCAATGTGGCGGGGCTGACGAGCTGGGTCCAGAAGCGCGTGGAAGAGGCGCAGTTAGTATACGCCGACGTAGGGCAAGAGCTAAGACTGAGCAGCAAAGAGTGCCCGCACTTGAGCAAGGGAAGCGTGGCATCATGTCACGAACTCAGTACGTATCTGGAATTAGTAAATGGTTTCGTTGGTTCAAATTGTCCTGTTCGGGCCACTGCCAAGAGAGTTTTAGGTGAACACCATCGAAAAAACTGGCATCTTTGTAGTCTGTAG